The proteins below come from a single Etheostoma spectabile isolate EspeVRDwgs_2016 chromosome 4, UIUC_Espe_1.0, whole genome shotgun sequence genomic window:
- the hdhd3 gene encoding haloacid dehalogenase-like hydrolase domain-containing protein 3, which produces MRASLRWVLWDVKDTLLKVRASVGEQYCKEAERVGLNLSPLEVEAAFRHAYQHHSSRYPNYGVTHGLDGQSWWMGVVRDTFSQCRVQDPALLNTVAHNLYHNFCNAENWEVFSDSKKTLECCSSLGLKLGVVSNFDSRLEKILHVCGLRSHFSFLITSEEAGIAKPSPAIFDQALQRCGVPAASVAHIGDHYVNDYLASRSVGIHGFLLDRRNKHSQPDVPQEHRLSSLEELPSQLQLCID; this is translated from the exons ATGCGAGCTTCTCTGCGCTGGGTGCTCTGGGATGTGAAAGACACCCTGCTGAAGGTGCGTGCATCTGTGGGAGAGCAGTACTGCAAGGAGGCTGAACGAGTCGGCTTAAACCTCAGTCCTCTGGAGGTTGAAGCTGCTTTCCGTCACGCATATCAACATCATTCCAGCAGATACCCAAACTATGGCGTCACTCACGGCTTGGATGGACAGTCTTGGTGGATGGGAGTGGTGCGAGACACTTTCTCCCAGTGCAGGGTACAGGACCCGGCCCTGCTAAATACAGTTGCTCACAACCTTTATCATAACTTCTGCAATGCAGAGAACTGGGAG gTTTTTTCAGACTCAAAGAAGACCCTGGAGTGTTGCTCTTCTCTAGGACTGAAACTGGGTGTTGTATCAAACTTTGATAGCCGCCTAGAAAAGATTTTACATGTTTGTGGCCTGCGGTCTCACTTCAGCTTTTTGATAACATCAGAGGAAGCAGGTATAGCAAAGCCCAGTCCAGCCATCTTTGACCAGGCACTGCAGAGATGCGGAGTACCAGCTGCTAGTGTAGCTCACATTGGGGACCACTATGTGAACGATTACCTCGCCTCTCGGTCTGTGGGCATCCACGGGTTCCTGTTAGACAGACGCAACAAGCATAGCCAACCTGACGTTCCTCAAGAGCATCGGCTTAGCTCCCTGGAGGAGCTGCCATCACAGCTTCAGCTCTGCATTGACTAA